The Nostoc sp. 'Lobaria pulmonaria (5183) cyanobiont' genome window below encodes:
- a CDS encoding carbonic anhydrase: MKYNSIDELLRNNQAWVAEKLALDPTYFQELSSGQTPPFLYIGCSDSRLALTKFTSTEPGELFVHRNIANQVSLTDINFLAILEYAILHLKVEHIIVCGHYDCGGIKTALEGRTIGILDNWVNPIRELYLEKQEEIDALPTREERLNRLAEINVVAQVKNIYQTSIMRQVLYQRKAPMVHGWVLDIRTGLIKDLKVPTVQWQLHICPLLLELRLYAMLKN; this comes from the coding sequence ATGAAATACAACAGCATTGATGAACTCCTCAGAAATAATCAGGCTTGGGTTGCCGAAAAGCTAGCTCTAGATCCAACTTACTTTCAAGAATTATCTAGTGGACAAACACCACCTTTTCTATACATCGGGTGTTCTGATAGTCGTCTAGCATTAACAAAGTTTACCAGTACAGAACCAGGAGAGTTATTTGTACATCGTAATATTGCCAATCAAGTCTCTCTAACGGATATAAACTTTTTAGCCATTTTAGAATACGCAATTTTACACCTGAAAGTGGAACACATTATCGTTTGTGGTCACTACGATTGCGGAGGAATTAAGACAGCTTTAGAAGGGAGAACTATCGGAATTCTTGATAACTGGGTAAATCCGATTCGGGAACTGTATTTAGAGAAACAAGAAGAAATTGATGCCTTGCCAACAAGAGAAGAACGTCTGAATCGCTTGGCAGAAATCAATGTTGTGGCGCAAGTGAAAAATATTTACCAAACTTCCATCATGCGTCAGGTACTTTATCAGCGAAAAGCGCCTATGGTTCATGGCTGGGTACTAGATATACGCACTGGCTTAATCAAAGATTTAAAGGTCCCAACTGTGCAATGGCAATTGCACATCTGCCCCTTGCTTCTAGAGCTTAGACTCTATGCCATGTTAAAAAATTAG
- a CDS encoding DUF5340 domain-containing protein, producing the protein MEQIPLPSPIHYELILQLLERQTMLAVNDNPDLRHQVNQLIITLRKAAVQQKRLEEICEFSSVTIDHRWSINHHNGSKVVAPD; encoded by the coding sequence ATGGAGCAAATTCCTCTACCTTCGCCTATTCACTACGAACTTATACTTCAACTCTTAGAAAGACAAACTATGTTAGCAGTAAATGATAACCCAGATTTACGGCATCAGGTGAATCAGCTAATTATTACTCTCCGTAAAGCTGCTGTACAGCAAAAGCGACTAGAAGAAATTTGTGAGTTTTCCTCTGTAACTATCGATCACCGTTGGTCAATCAACCATCATAACGGTAGCAAAGTTGTTGCTCCTGATTGA
- the trpC gene encoding indole-3-glycerol phosphate synthase TrpC, with the protein MQIRRRSPNPAISVSILRYQAAVPDAAPNNILEEIVWQKEVEYDQMREKVPLQQLLKQVLTASPTRDFVAALRQGKTKPALIAEVKKASPSKGVLREDFDPVAIALSYQQGGASCLSVLTDTKFFQGSFDNLAKIRAAVDLPLLCKEFVIYAYQIYLARVQGADAILLIAAILSDQDLKYFLKIANNLKMAALIEVHSLAELDRVLALDGVSLVGINNRNLEDFSVDLQTTCQLLAARGSQLQEKNILVVSESGLHNPEDLSLVLTAGASAVLIGESLVKQPDPGAAIARILPRNF; encoded by the coding sequence ATGCAAATCCGTCGCCGTTCACCTAACCCAGCTATTTCCGTGTCTATATTACGTTATCAGGCTGCCGTACCTGATGCTGCGCCAAACAACATTTTGGAAGAAATTGTCTGGCAGAAAGAAGTAGAATATGACCAAATGCGGGAAAAGGTTCCTTTGCAGCAATTGCTTAAGCAGGTACTCACTGCATCGCCAACCCGTGATTTTGTTGCCGCTTTGCGCCAAGGTAAGACAAAGCCAGCATTGATTGCCGAAGTCAAAAAAGCTTCTCCCAGTAAAGGCGTTTTACGAGAAGATTTTGACCCAGTAGCGATCGCCCTTTCTTATCAGCAAGGTGGTGCTAGTTGTCTTTCTGTACTCACAGATACCAAGTTCTTTCAAGGCAGCTTTGATAACTTAGCCAAGATTCGCGCTGCCGTAGATTTGCCCCTACTATGTAAAGAGTTTGTGATTTATGCTTACCAGATATACTTGGCGCGAGTTCAGGGTGCAGATGCTATTTTATTGATTGCAGCTATCCTGAGCGATCAAGATTTGAAATATTTCCTCAAAATTGCTAACAACCTGAAAATGGCAGCCTTGATTGAAGTCCATAGCTTGGCAGAACTTGACCGCGTGTTAGCCTTAGATGGAGTCTCCTTGGTAGGAATCAATAATCGCAATTTGGAAGATTTCTCTGTCGATCTGCAAACTACTTGTCAACTTTTGGCTGCAAGGGGTAGCCAATTGCAAGAGAAAAACATCCTAGTTGTTAGCGAATCAGGACTACACAACCCAGAGGATTTGAGTTTGGTGCTGACAGCAGGTGCATCTGCTGTACTCATTGGAGAATCTTTGGTAAAACAACCAGATCCCGGCGCTGCGATCGCCCGTATATTACCAAGGAATTTTTGA
- the lpdA gene encoding dihydrolipoyl dehydrogenase, translating into MSQGYDYDLVIIGAGVGGHGAALHAVSCGLKTAIIEAADMGGTCVNRGCIPSKALLAASGRVRELRNAHHLKSLGIQIGSVEFDRQAIANHANNLVSKIQGDLTNSLKRLGVDIIRGWGKIAGTQKVSIAGDGGEKTITAKDIILSPGSIPFVPPGIEVDGKTVFTSDQGVKLESLPEWVAIIGSGYIGLEFSDIYSALGCEITLIEALDQLMPGFDRDIAKLAERVLITPRDIETKVGIYAKKVIPGSPVVIELADFKTKEDVDVIEVDACLVATGRIPATKNLGLESVGVELDRRNFIPVDDHMAVLSAGVVPHLWAIGDANGKIMLAHAASAQGIIAVENIVGRERIADYRSIPAAAFTHPEVSYVGLTETAAKELGQAEGFEIATSRSYFKGNSKALAENEADGIAKVIYRKDTGEVLGVHIFGLHASDLIHEASAAIANRQSVQSLAHLVHAHPTLSEVLDEAYKRAITI; encoded by the coding sequence GTGAGTCAAGGATATGATTACGATTTAGTAATTATCGGCGCTGGTGTAGGCGGACATGGCGCAGCCTTACACGCCGTAAGTTGTGGTTTGAAAACAGCAATTATTGAAGCTGCTGATATGGGAGGAACCTGTGTTAATCGGGGCTGTATTCCTTCTAAAGCGCTACTGGCAGCATCTGGACGTGTGCGGGAGTTACGCAATGCCCACCACCTCAAGTCACTGGGAATTCAAATTGGTAGCGTGGAATTCGATCGCCAAGCGATCGCTAATCATGCTAATAATCTCGTCTCAAAAATTCAAGGCGACTTAACCAACAGCCTCAAACGTCTAGGAGTCGATATCATCAGGGGTTGGGGAAAAATCGCTGGGACGCAAAAAGTCTCGATCGCTGGAGACGGTGGTGAAAAAACCATCACAGCCAAAGACATCATCCTTTCACCAGGTTCAATTCCTTTTGTGCCTCCAGGGATTGAAGTAGACGGCAAAACTGTCTTTACCAGCGACCAAGGTGTGAAGTTGGAATCACTACCAGAGTGGGTAGCAATTATTGGCAGTGGTTACATCGGCTTGGAATTTTCTGATATTTACTCAGCTTTGGGTTGTGAAATCACTTTGATTGAAGCCCTAGATCAGTTAATGCCAGGATTTGACCGCGACATTGCCAAACTTGCTGAACGGGTGCTAATTACTCCCCGCGATATTGAAACGAAAGTGGGGATATACGCCAAAAAAGTCATTCCTGGTTCACCTGTGGTAATTGAGTTAGCAGATTTCAAAACCAAAGAAGATGTAGATGTCATCGAAGTAGATGCTTGCTTGGTGGCTACGGGACGCATCCCGGCGACCAAAAATCTTGGTTTAGAGTCTGTGGGTGTGGAACTTGATCGGCGCAATTTTATCCCAGTTGACGATCACATGGCAGTGCTATCAGCAGGTGTCGTGCCGCATTTGTGGGCAATTGGCGACGCTAATGGGAAGATAATGTTGGCACATGCAGCTTCTGCTCAAGGCATTATCGCGGTAGAAAATATAGTTGGGAGGGAAAGAATAGCAGACTATCGCAGCATCCCCGCAGCGGCATTTACCCACCCAGAAGTCAGCTATGTAGGCTTAACTGAAACAGCCGCTAAGGAGTTAGGACAAGCCGAAGGGTTTGAAATCGCCACCAGTAGGAGTTACTTCAAAGGAAATTCCAAAGCGTTGGCAGAAAATGAAGCTGACGGTATTGCCAAGGTGATATATCGCAAAGACACCGGAGAAGTCTTGGGTGTTCACATTTTCGGACTGCACGCCTCAGACTTGATTCATGAAGCCTCAGCTGCGATCGCAAACCGTCAATCTGTCCAAAGTCTCGCACATCTAGTTCACGCCCACCCGACACTTTCGGAAGTTTTGGACGAAGCTTATAAACGAGCGATCACAATTTAG
- a CDS encoding SWIM zinc finger family protein → MSIPQISEFTIRRHANAKSFQRGEAYYNAGAVNAVIQRGHLLQADVLGTEARPYHVNLNFDSSGLTSVKCTCAYDYEGWCKHIVATMLVCARNSEKIEQRPTLEELLNRLDRIETQRLLQELVAEYPPLIEAIDRHISWITNPTDNQTTIKFVRSNTLDPAPFRRQVRQILKDTVRYFEEGYEEDPIGEDLLNVVQTAVDFSERGEGENAIAILEAITSTCAENWDDVAEYGAENDEIVGELNNAWCEAILIAELTPEEKVDIQINLEAWQDEWNADFGLVMEALRQGWDYPPLVQVLQGNITERGAWEEDVPDYADDLALIRLKILERQERYQEYLYLAEAEGQTQQYLTMLGRLGRVEEAIDAAQTQMNSMEEAFALAKTLSVQGALQQALDIAQSGLNLPGNCQYELGVWTSDLAIELGNSEAALLAIKAAFQLKPSFVDYQRMAELAGENWGSVKTDLLRIVCTSSGWGTESAKVDIFLHEGLIDDAIAIASELSSDRSELIHRVMDAAIPHNPGWVIANARRRAEKIMDAGKAEYYYYAVEWLKKARNAYLESGKKADWLSYRENLMQTHARKRKLMGMFKESGME, encoded by the coding sequence ATGTCTATTCCCCAAATTAGTGAATTTACTATCCGCCGTCATGCCAACGCCAAATCTTTCCAGCGGGGCGAGGCGTATTATAACGCTGGTGCTGTTAATGCCGTTATCCAACGTGGTCATCTGCTTCAGGCAGATGTATTAGGCACCGAAGCTAGACCTTATCATGTCAACCTGAATTTCGATAGCAGTGGGTTAACCTCAGTAAAATGCACCTGTGCCTACGACTATGAAGGGTGGTGCAAACACATTGTAGCGACGATGCTCGTTTGTGCGCGTAACTCAGAAAAAATTGAGCAGCGCCCCACCCTTGAAGAACTACTAAATCGCCTGGATCGTATCGAAACTCAAAGGCTGCTACAAGAGTTGGTAGCAGAATACCCCCCCCTAATTGAGGCGATTGATCGTCATATAAGTTGGATAACGAATCCTACTGACAACCAAACAACCATAAAATTCGTGCGCAGCAATACTCTTGATCCCGCTCCGTTTCGGCGGCAAGTACGGCAGATTCTCAAGGATACTGTGCGCTACTTTGAGGAGGGGTACGAAGAAGACCCGATTGGCGAAGATTTGCTGAATGTGGTGCAAACTGCGGTAGATTTTAGCGAACGGGGAGAAGGTGAAAATGCGATCGCTATTTTGGAAGCGATTACCTCTACCTGTGCCGAAAATTGGGATGATGTTGCCGAATACGGCGCTGAAAACGATGAAATTGTCGGCGAATTAAATAATGCTTGGTGTGAAGCAATTCTAATTGCCGAACTTACTCCAGAAGAAAAAGTTGATATTCAAATAAATTTAGAAGCTTGGCAGGATGAGTGGAATGCTGATTTTGGTCTAGTTATGGAGGCTTTACGCCAAGGTTGGGATTATCCGCCGCTGGTACAAGTTCTCCAAGGTAACATTACTGAAAGGGGAGCTTGGGAAGAAGACGTACCAGATTATGCTGATGATTTGGCATTAATTCGCCTGAAAATTCTCGAACGTCAAGAACGTTATCAAGAATACCTGTATTTGGCAGAAGCGGAAGGGCAAACCCAGCAATATCTGACAATGTTAGGGCGTTTAGGCAGGGTGGAAGAAGCAATTGATGCTGCTCAAACCCAGATGAACTCAATGGAAGAAGCCTTTGCCCTAGCGAAAACACTCAGCGTTCAGGGAGCATTGCAGCAAGCATTAGATATAGCCCAGAGTGGATTAAATTTACCGGGTAATTGTCAGTACGAATTGGGAGTTTGGACAAGTGATTTAGCTATTGAGTTGGGTAATAGTGAAGCTGCCTTATTAGCAATCAAGGCGGCTTTTCAACTGAAGCCCTCCTTTGTGGACTACCAAAGGATGGCAGAATTGGCTGGGGAAAACTGGGGAAGTGTCAAAACAGACCTGCTGAGAATTGTCTGTACTTCTAGTGGTTGGGGAACAGAATCAGCCAAGGTGGATATATTCTTGCATGAGGGGCTAATTGATGATGCAATTGCGATCGCTAGTGAACTAAGTTCCGATCGTTCAGAGTTAATTCACCGAGTTATGGATGCTGCTATCCCTCATAATCCTGGTTGGGTGATTGCCAATGCTCGTCGCCGTGCCGAAAAGATTATGGATGCAGGTAAAGCCGAATACTACTATTACGCGGTTGAATGGTTGAAAAAGGCGCGTAATGCCTACCTGGAATCTGGGAAGAAAGCTGACTGGTTAAGCTATCGGGAAAACTTGATGCAAACCCACGCTCGTAAACGTAAATTGATGGGAATGTTTAAGGAAAGCGGTATGGAGTGA
- a CDS encoding ShlB/FhaC/HecB family hemolysin secretion/activation protein, which translates to MIDKYPQNLIVSCLPLSMLLLLSSTSLSPLKAQAVDPTKLPTSNFILSQQIPLRQNVPPPQDIQPPTPSPLPLPEVPQPLPPPAELFPPSAPTPTPEELPSGNFPQTIVVERFEVIGSTVFSAQELAQATAEFTKRPISPTQLFQARSKITELYVKNGYITSGALIPPQTIQSGVVKIQVVEGKLEDIQVTGTRRLNPNYVRSRLAIATSAPLNRQRLLEALQLLQLNPLIKNVTAELSTGSQPGTSLLEVKVSEAKTFSGQIILDNGRSPSVGSFRRGLRLNEANLLGLGDDLSLGYTNTDGSNSFDASYTLPLNPRNGTLSFNYGTTSSHVIEPPFDALDIESASRYYEVTFRQPIVQTPTQEFALGLTASRRESDISWKLQRESEGGFPPSLLSPGADDEGHTRVSALRFFQEWTNRNSREVIALRSQFSLGIDVLDATVNQDAPDSRFFAWQGQAQWARLLAPETLLLLRLNTQLASRTLLPIEQFGLGGQDSIRGYRQDYLLTDNGTFVSAEVQVPILRLPQINSTLQVVPFVDFGVGWNSSGRNNPDPNTLASVGLGLRWAQGDRLTVRLDWGIPLISVDSNERTLQESGLYFSLLYNPF; encoded by the coding sequence ATGATTGATAAATATCCTCAGAATCTTATAGTGTCTTGCTTACCGCTGAGTATGCTTCTATTACTCAGCAGTACATCTTTAAGTCCACTGAAAGCTCAGGCTGTTGATCCGACCAAATTACCAACTAGTAATTTCATCCTATCGCAACAAATTCCACTACGACAGAATGTCCCACCGCCACAGGATATCCAACCACCCACACCTTCACCACTTCCCTTACCGGAAGTGCCACAGCCACTCCCCCCACCAGCAGAACTATTTCCACCCTCTGCCCCAACTCCCACACCTGAGGAACTACCCTCTGGCAATTTTCCTCAAACTATTGTTGTTGAGCGGTTTGAAGTTATTGGTAGCACAGTCTTCAGTGCCCAAGAGTTAGCCCAAGCCACTGCTGAATTTACCAAACGACCAATCTCACCGACTCAATTGTTTCAAGCACGTTCTAAAATCACTGAGCTATACGTCAAAAATGGTTACATTACTTCTGGTGCCTTGATTCCACCCCAAACAATCCAATCCGGTGTTGTGAAAATTCAGGTGGTGGAAGGTAAATTAGAAGATATCCAGGTAACTGGGACTCGGCGGTTGAATCCCAATTATGTCCGCAGCCGACTAGCAATTGCGACATCAGCGCCTCTGAATCGCCAGCGTTTACTAGAGGCACTGCAACTTTTGCAACTTAATCCTTTGATTAAAAACGTGACTGCTGAACTCTCAACAGGATCGCAACCGGGTACGAGTCTTTTAGAAGTTAAAGTCAGTGAGGCAAAAACCTTTAGTGGGCAAATAATTCTTGATAATGGGCGATCGCCTAGTGTTGGCAGTTTTCGACGTGGGTTAAGATTGAATGAAGCCAACTTACTCGGATTGGGAGACGATCTGAGTTTGGGCTACACCAATACTGATGGTAGCAACTCCTTTGACGCTAGTTACACATTGCCTCTCAATCCCCGCAATGGAACTCTGAGCTTTAACTATGGCACTACGTCGAGTCATGTCATTGAGCCTCCTTTCGACGCTTTAGATATCGAATCGGCTTCTCGCTACTACGAGGTGACATTCCGCCAGCCCATAGTTCAAACTCCGACACAAGAGTTCGCCCTTGGGTTGACAGCCTCCCGACGCGAAAGTGATATCTCGTGGAAACTACAGAGAGAGAGCGAAGGAGGGTTTCCCCCCTCTCTACTTTCGCCTGGTGCTGATGATGAGGGACACACTAGGGTATCTGCATTGCGATTTTTTCAAGAATGGACGAATCGTAACAGTCGGGAAGTCATCGCCCTACGCTCTCAATTCAGTTTGGGCATAGATGTGTTGGATGCCACGGTTAATCAAGATGCTCCTGATAGCCGTTTTTTTGCTTGGCAAGGGCAAGCGCAATGGGCACGCCTTTTAGCTCCTGAAACCTTATTATTACTTCGTTTAAATACGCAACTTGCATCTAGAACACTTTTGCCTATAGAGCAATTTGGCTTAGGTGGGCAGGATAGCATTCGCGGCTATCGTCAAGATTATCTGCTGACGGATAATGGCACTTTTGTTTCTGCGGAAGTTCAAGTTCCAATTCTGCGCTTACCCCAGATAAATAGCACTTTACAAGTTGTGCCGTTTGTAGATTTTGGTGTTGGCTGGAACAGTTCTGGTAGAAATAATCCCGACCCTAATACTCTAGCTTCTGTTGGTCTGGGGTTGCGTTGGGCACAGGGCGATCGCTTAACCGTTCGTCTTGACTGGGGCATTCCTTTAATATCTGTTGACTCAAATGAGAGAACATTACAAGAAAGCGGTTTGTATTTTAGTTTACTCTATAATCCTTTTTAA
- a CDS encoding hybrid sensor histidine kinase/response regulator: MSVVENNKIYRILAVDDTQDNLILVQAILESEGYEIDLASDGIKALRQIEQSPPDLILLDVMMPGIDGYEVTRRIRNNPAISYIPILLITAFHQSSVVEGLDAGADDFIRKPFDTDELLARVRSLLRLKHSLDEQQKMARQREDFVSRLTHDLRTPLVAADRMLNLFEMETFCKIPPEMKQAIAVMIRSNQNLMEMVNTLLEVYRFEAGKKTLNWEECDLREISQEVVSELSPLTNEKGLTLEIDTRELDPLSQKPAIIMGDRLELRRVLNNLIANAIKFTDTGGITIRIYEISSNPGDPDSVIIEVQDTGYGIAPEDRATIFERFRQGRNKRSGSGLGLHLSHRIIEGHAGTIKVASELGKGSLFTMQLPKNT, from the coding sequence ATGTCTGTAGTTGAAAATAATAAAATTTATCGTATCTTAGCAGTTGACGATACTCAAGATAATCTCATTTTGGTTCAAGCAATTTTAGAAAGTGAGGGGTATGAAATTGATTTGGCTTCAGATGGAATAAAGGCTTTACGGCAAATTGAGCAATCTCCACCCGATCTGATTCTGTTAGATGTAATGATGCCAGGGATAGATGGCTATGAAGTCACACGTCGGATTCGGAACAACCCTGCAATCTCTTATATTCCAATTCTGTTGATTACTGCTTTTCACCAATCCAGTGTTGTCGAAGGTTTGGATGCTGGTGCTGACGATTTTATTCGTAAACCATTTGATACTGATGAACTACTGGCAAGAGTGCGATCGCTATTGCGTCTCAAACACAGTTTAGACGAACAACAAAAAATGGCGCGGCAACGGGAAGACTTTGTTTCCCGTCTGACTCATGATTTGCGAACTCCCCTAGTAGCCGCCGATCGCATGTTGAATTTGTTTGAAATGGAAACATTCTGCAAAATTCCACCAGAAATGAAACAGGCGATCGCAGTGATGATTCGCAGTAACCAAAATTTGATGGAAATGGTTAACACCCTACTAGAAGTGTATCGCTTCGAGGCAGGTAAAAAAACGTTGAATTGGGAGGAATGTGATTTACGTGAGATATCTCAAGAAGTAGTCAGCGAACTAAGTCCTCTAACTAATGAAAAAGGCTTGACTTTGGAAATTGATACCCGTGAATTAGATCCACTGAGTCAAAAACCTGCTATTATCATGGGCGATCGTTTAGAATTACGGCGAGTGTTAAACAACCTGATTGCAAATGCCATCAAATTTACAGATACAGGAGGTATAACAATCCGCATTTATGAAATATCATCTAATCCAGGAGATCCAGATTCAGTAATAATTGAGGTGCAAGATACAGGATATGGGATTGCGCCAGAAGATCGGGCAACAATTTTTGAGCGATTCCGCCAAGGCAGAAATAAACGCTCAGGTAGTGGCTTAGGACTACATCTATCCCATCGCATTATAGAAGGGCACGCAGGAACTATTAAGGTCGCTTCTGAACTAGGTAAAGGTAGTTTATTTACCATGCAACTACCTAAAAACACTTAA
- a CDS encoding ATP-binding response regulator yields MEETLKILVVDDDELDQIAIRSALTTAGVQMELSEVGDGNDAFSVLRSTAYDCVFLDYRLLDQDGLTLIQQLRSLEIKIPLIVLTSEGDEKITLQLLKAGATDYLSKSRISPETLSQVLRSAIRVYRAEMQVDLANQQLRESREQLICKNQELERQQQQIQMQNFKLLEASRLKSLFLATISHELRTPMNAIIGFSQILLRPKFGQLTHQQADMVERILNNGKHLLMLLNEVLDFSKLEGGRLDLKAERFDVSKVINLVVGEMRSLAEAKNLSLLVQTDLQNPLVFNDPVRLKQILINLLSNAIKFTESGEIWVEVKELPANRVVIIVQDTGIGIAPKDFKHIFEAFRQVDQTITRKYPGTGLGLAIIDSLVRMMGGKIFLESKLGVGSMFKIELPRQITLPTVAANPPASRLDNDDFFCPAQNPHQSSSQARKAPIKYHKFKNYFQKN; encoded by the coding sequence ATGGAAGAGACGCTGAAAATTTTGGTTGTAGACGACGACGAATTAGACCAGATAGCAATCCGTTCTGCCCTGACTACAGCAGGTGTTCAGATGGAACTGTCTGAAGTAGGTGATGGCAATGATGCGTTCTCTGTCTTAAGGAGTACTGCCTACGATTGTGTTTTCCTCGACTATCGTTTACTAGACCAAGATGGACTAACCTTAATTCAACAGCTGCGTTCTTTAGAAATTAAAATTCCTTTAATAGTCCTAACTAGTGAAGGAGATGAAAAAATTACTCTCCAATTATTGAAAGCTGGTGCTACAGACTATCTCTCTAAGTCTAGGATATCTCCAGAAACTCTGTCGCAAGTTTTGCGGAGTGCGATTCGGGTTTATCGGGCAGAAATGCAGGTAGATTTGGCAAACCAGCAGCTCAGAGAAAGTCGCGAACAACTCATTTGTAAGAACCAAGAATTGGAGAGACAACAGCAACAGATTCAAATGCAAAACTTCAAGCTATTGGAGGCATCACGTCTAAAATCACTTTTTTTGGCAACTATTTCCCATGAACTTAGAACGCCGATGAATGCGATTATTGGTTTTTCGCAAATACTGCTGCGTCCTAAGTTCGGTCAATTAACACACCAGCAAGCAGATATGGTTGAGCGCATTTTGAATAATGGCAAGCATTTACTGATGCTACTCAATGAAGTTCTCGACTTTTCCAAGCTGGAGGGAGGAAGATTAGATTTAAAGGCGGAAAGATTTGATGTATCAAAAGTAATCAATCTCGTTGTCGGTGAAATGCGTTCCCTAGCTGAGGCTAAAAATCTTTCATTGTTAGTACAAACCGATTTGCAAAATCCTTTGGTATTTAACGATCCGGTTCGTCTCAAACAGATTTTAATTAACCTCCTCTCCAACGCCATTAAATTCACAGAGTCTGGTGAAATTTGGGTTGAAGTTAAGGAACTACCTGCAAATCGAGTAGTAATTATCGTTCAAGATACAGGTATTGGCATAGCCCCCAAAGATTTTAAACATATTTTTGAAGCATTTCGGCAAGTCGATCAAACTATCACTCGCAAATATCCAGGTACAGGTCTGGGTTTGGCAATTATAGATTCGCTAGTGCGAATGATGGGCGGTAAAATCTTTCTTGAGAGCAAATTGGGGGTGGGTTCAATGTTTAAAATTGAATTACCACGTCAAATTACATTACCAACTGTAGCAGCCAATCCACCAGCTTCACGGTTAGATAACGATGATTTTTTTTGTCCTGCACAAAATCCTCATCAGTCATCTTCTCAAGCCAGGAAAGCACCAATAAAATATCATAAATTTAAAAATTACTTCCAAAAAAACTGA
- a CDS encoding response regulator transcription factor → MNEISIILIEDHDLTRMGLRAALQSHSALKVIGEAANATQGLKLLETAKPDVAVVDIGLPDMDGIELTRKFKRSQAENGQSTTKILILTMDHTEDAVLAAFAAGADSYYMKETSISKLTEAIQATHGGNSWIDPAIANVVLRKMRQGIPGESQGSDKPKTVKIEALATEYEQVLETYPLTQRELEILELIVAGCSNGQIAEKLYITVGTVKTHVRNILNKLCADDRTQAAVRALRSGLVA, encoded by the coding sequence ATGAATGAAATTAGTATTATTTTAATTGAAGATCATGACTTAACGCGAATGGGGCTACGAGCGGCATTACAGTCTCATAGTGCATTGAAAGTAATTGGCGAAGCGGCAAATGCTACCCAAGGATTAAAACTTTTAGAGACGGCAAAGCCGGATGTAGCGGTAGTAGATATCGGCTTGCCTGACATGGATGGCATCGAACTCACTCGTAAATTCAAACGCTCCCAGGCTGAAAATGGGCAATCTACTACGAAGATTCTTATCTTGACAATGGATCATACAGAGGATGCTGTACTTGCAGCCTTCGCAGCTGGCGCTGATTCTTATTATATGAAAGAAACCAGCATTAGTAAATTAACTGAGGCAATTCAAGCAACTCACGGCGGTAACTCTTGGATTGATCCGGCAATTGCCAACGTCGTATTGCGGAAGATGCGTCAAGGTATTCCTGGAGAAAGCCAAGGTTCTGACAAGCCGAAGACTGTAAAAATTGAGGCGCTGGCGACAGAATACGAGCAAGTTTTGGAAACATACCCTCTGACTCAACGGGAACTGGAAATCCTAGAGTTGATTGTAGCTGGGTGTAGTAATGGGCAAATTGCCGAGAAACTTTATATTACAGTTGGTACTGTAAAAACCCATGTTCGTAATATTCTAAATAAACTATGTGCTGATGACCGTACCCAAGCTGCTGTAAGGGCCTTACGTTCGGGGTTGGTGGCGTAA